One Monomorium pharaonis isolate MP-MQ-018 chromosome 4, ASM1337386v2, whole genome shotgun sequence DNA segment encodes these proteins:
- the LOC105835201 gene encoding esterase E4 → MDNNQVDVHVSEGRLIGIIEEAVYGGHYVAFRGIPYAKPPVGELRFKDPEPPEAWSGSRDASKYGNIAIQIDIMKQETVGDEDCLYLNVYTADIVKKRPVMVWIHGGAFRLGSGDASVYGPDFIVQKDVVLVTLNYRLGVLGFLNLNDKVATGNQGLKDVVMALQWVQKNISQFGGDSKNVTIFGESAGGVIVHCLTLSPLSKGLFHKAISQSGVVTNPWALTEWTDKTMNKGFQLAKKFGKATSDPKVAYEVLKKIDAKKLVETAQKVLTTEADRMQFTLLFTPSLDYESPNPFFPEHPSTLARHGVKVPFLLGNTSCEGSFLISSTFFGHISKNTLKKIDSDFKKTIMPKILAILPKIPITVEELRFLYFGNKSISDETLINYADFLGDLMFYRGTMEVVNIQMNSGCQTPTYLYTFSYESKTYIGKKIIDIPFPGVTHGEDIFYLFYPHMMKDFGVPPPEPSSEDYKMINRLTQMWTDFAKTGDPTPAITDLTPVKWTPVKHGNIYDYLNIDIKPRMKIIRKGEQRCDWKNIKHRL, encoded by the exons GATCCGGAACCACCGGAAGCATGGTCCGGCAGCAGAGATGCCTCAAAATATGGAAACATTGCTATTCAAATTGATATAATGAAACAAGAAACGGTGGGTGACGAAGATTGCCTTTATCTGAACGTATATACTGCAGATATCGTTAAAAAACGTCCAGTTATGGTGTGGATACATGGTGGCGCTTTTAGACTGGGTTCCGGTGATGCTTCCGTGTACGGTCCTGATTTTATTGTTCAGAAGGACGTGGTACTAGTAACGCTGAATTATAGACTAGGAGTTCTTG GTTTCCTGAATCTCAATGATAAAGTAGCAACGGGTAATCAAGGTTTAAAGGATGTGGTGATGGCTCTACAATGGGttcagaaaaatatatcacaaTTCGGTGGAGATTCAAAAAATGTCACTATCTTTGGCGAAAGTGCTGGTGGAGTTATCGTGCATTGTCTAACTCTGTCTCCGTTGAGTAAag GATTATTTCATAAAGCGATATCGCAAAGCGGCGTCGTTACGAATCCTTGGGCCTTGACTGAATGGACAGACAAAACGATGAATAAAGGTTTTCAACTTGccaaaaaatttggaaaagcGACATCAGATCCAAAAGTCGCTTATGaagttcttaaaaaaatcgaCGCGAAAAAACTCGTAGAAACTGCACAAAAAGTTCTTACTACAGAAGCA GATCGTATGCAATTTACATTACTATTTACACCCAGTTTAGATTATGAATCACCGAATCCATTCTTTCCTGAACATCCATCCACGTTAGCACGTCACGGAGTTAAAGTACCATTCCTTTTAGGAAATACCAGTTGTGAAGGATCTTTTCTCATATCCAGTACATTTTTCGGAC acataagtaaaaatactcttaaaaaaatcgattctGATTTTAAGAAGACCATAATGCCAAAAATTTTAGCCATACTACCAAAAATACCGATCACAGTCGAAGAATtacgatttttatattttggtaaCAAATCAATATCAGACGAAACTCTAATAAATTACGCTGATTTTCTTGGAGATCTCATGTTCTATCGTGGCACTATGGAAGTAGTCAACATCCAAATGAATTCTGGTTGTCAGACGCcaacatatttgtatacattttcttATGAAAGTAAAACTTACATcggaaagaaaataatagatattccGTTTCCTG GAGTGACTCATGgcgaagatatattttatttattttatcctcATATGATGAAAGATTTTGGTGTTCCACCACCTGAACCTAGTTCAGAGgattataaaatgataaatcgTTTAACGCAAATGTGGACAGATTTTGCTAAAACAgg AGATCCAACGCCTGCTATTACGGATTTGACTCCCGTTAAATGGACTCCAGTGAAGCATGGAAATATATACGATTacttaaatattgatattaaaccTCGGATGAAAATTATTCGTAAAGGAGAACAACGGTGTGattggaaaaatataaaacataggTTATGA